AACATGATAATGGTAAGACAACTATAAAAGTTCCTCTTGCACTCAGAGTACGAAGTAAAACTGACGAAGATAGCGACAATGTTActtggtatgaaaatatgGGCGGAGGTAATACATTATGGAAGAGTATTACTAGCACAAATGACTTTCCTACTAGTGACGCAGGGAAAGGTGGAAACAAGTTCACTAAGAAGCTAGATAATCTCACTTGCAAACTCCACAATCTTCATATCGTCAACATCCATAggacaaaagactatagaTGTGCATGCACTCAGGCCAATGTCACAGTTATTCCTGAACCGAGTACCGATGGGTATATCAAATACAGGCATGAATACAAGACTGACGTAAACACTGTTAGATACAAGCATGTAATCCttgaagatgaggatggGTATGGACCCATTGAACTCACTCTTAAGGATACTCCTAGCCTCTCTGCCTACTACTGGggaaaagatgaagaacGTAGAAAGCCACTACTAATGGAAGTAACTCTTGGAGGAAATTTTGAAGGTTTAAAAACTACAGTTCCTGTTAGTAACAACGGGGATCCTTATAATAGTAAATGGACTATAATGGATCCTGGACCTGTATCTGAGAAAAAACTTAAAGAGCTaaagtgcaaacttttcagaCCCGCAGAGATAGATGTCTCAGTCTGTGACACTAGAGAATATGACAACCCATACTATAAAAATGAGATGGATGGAAATTGTCCTAATGCTACCTGTCCTGGTAAAATACAAGTTAAAGGTTGCGATGGTTCTCCATATGGGTTACAAAACTATACTGCTAAGAAGCACACATATGGGCAAGGTAGCTTTACCGTAACCGGTTTCACCGGGAAACCTGAAATATACGAGAAAGAACTCCCGATATGGGACGTGACGGAACTAGTagtattttttccaaaatttaaCGGAGACAAAACTGCTACAAATACGCATGTCCTGGTCTATGTCAGCAGTAATGGTGGGAAGACTAAGAAGTGGTACATTGGGGTTAGCAGGGGTAAGAATGGTGATATTGAGTCTCCAGAAGAGTATGAATTACGAAGCAGAATTCAACATGAAGTTAGTCGTATTGAAGATACTCTGAAGACTGTTAAACAACAAGAAACAGCACATTCTGAAGAACATGGAGAACAAGGATCTTATGAACAAGATTCTGAATcccaagaagaagatgttgATGAAGAGGCTTCTACAGTACCTCAAGATCCAGaacatcttggacagaatggagttcaacgtgaaGAAGTCCCAGCtgctgacttatctgaccaagttcctgatacagagtctgagactaagattctcctaGGTCAACCTGGTACAGGTAATGGAGATCAAAAACCCGAAACTGCTGGCTCTATACCTCTTGAACAAACTGTTAATACATCTCCCATACAAGATCCTCTTCCTATCTCTCAACCCCCTGTTCATCCTCAAGGTATAGGTACTTACAATACTGCTTCTGGCTCTGAATCTCTTCAAGATGTAGAATCTACTCTCCCATCTGCCAAAGCTGGTTCTTCTGAACAAACACAGACTGGTAGAGAAGGTAGTGAAGGAGAAGTTTCTCCTAGTGGAGCTGGTACTCCTACTATTGTTCCACACCATTCTCCTGCACCTCCTATTCAACATGCTCCTGGAGTTCCTAATGGTGATGAAGCTGGTAAAGCTAAAGTAGGTTCTTATAGAGAACTATGGAATGCGGCTAGTGAAGCAGTATGTCTTGGATCAGCCGTAGCTAGCGCAGTTCTACCCGTTATCGTCCCCGCAGCTGGACTAGCTGGACTTTATGCCACGAGTACAGCTATTAAACTTGCCAAGAATGGTCTTGTTAGTACTACTGAAGGTGGAACTACTCCTGAACCTACTACTACCCCTGCTCAACAAAAACTTGAAGGACCTCAAAAAGAAGCCCAAACTCAACAACTCAAACCTGAAGCTCCTGCTCAACAACAACCTGGTCATGGCTCTTCTCTTGACTCTCATCAAAACTCTTCTGGAAACTCTAATCCTACTACTAATATTATTGTCTCTGTCTCTACAGCCGTTCTTGGCACTTCTGCCttggtttgttttgcaggatggaaactgTATAACCGCTATAAgggagacccttgggttagacagatttgagactc
This region of Theileria equi strain WA chromosome 1, complete sequence genomic DNA includes:
- a CDS encoding hypothetical protein (encoded by transcript BEWA_027550A), which encodes MSQKGIDIRKKCPEGKSLGTCQDDSQVEAKRGRLRDVDNRETGYRYCRHKNDTEGVVINNLSYGNQPLKIENGGGGEPTLFSDIHPKVWEVTTYYSFEHDNGKTTIKVPLALRVRSKTDEDSDNVTWYENMGGGNTLWKSITSTNDFPTSDAGKGGNKFTKKLDNLTCKLHNLHIVNIHRTKDYRCACTQANVTVIPEPSTDGYIKYRHEYKTDVNTVRYKHVILEDEDGYGPIELTLKDTPSLSAYYWGKDEERRKPLLMEVTLGGNFEGLKTTVPVSNNGDPYNSKWTIMDPGPVSEKKLKELKCKLFRPAEIDVSVCDTREYDNPYYKNEMDGNCPNATCPGKIQVKGCDGSPYGLQNYTAKKHTYGQGSFTVTGFTGKPEIYEKELPIWDVTELVVFFPKFNGDKTATNTHVLVYVSSNGGKTKKWYIGVSRGKNGDIESPEEYELRSRIQHEVSRIEDTLKTVKQQETAHSEEHGEQGSYEQDSESQEEDVDEEASTVPQDPEHLGQNGVQREEVPAADLSDQVPDTESETKILLGQPGTGNGDQKPETAGSIPLEQTVNTSPIQDPLPISQPPVHPQGIGTYNTASGSESLQDVESTLPSAKAGSSEQTQTGREGSEGEVSPSGAGTPTIVPHHSPAPPIQHAPGVPNGDEAGKAKVGSYRELWNAASEAVCLGSAVASAVLPVIVPAAGLAGLYATSTAIKLAKNGLVSTTEGGTTPEPTTTPAQQKLEGPQKEAQTQQLKPEAPAQQQPGHGSSLDSHQNSSGNSNPTTNIIVSVSTAVLGTSALTFGRILANFDIPSTLKSIIRTSLFISSVYSSVPFLSQILFSSIYLTFVKKNQLNIHYFIRYNFLQGLILSTFQQVMSMLFLNVYPLHIYDDFVSQVLFFTALFTSYGSVLYSGIFALIGKFPDLPILSDAVKMHIGD